In the Syntrophobacterales bacterium genome, GCCTCCGGGATATCCTATGCCAAGAAATTTGGCAATTTTATCAAAAGCTTCGCCTGCTGCGTCATCTCTCGTGCTCCCAATTACCCTGAACCTCAAGGGTTCCTCCATGAGAAGTATGGTGGTATGTCCTCCTGAAACCACGAGGGCCACGAAAGGGAACTCAACCTCACGCTCAAGGAAGATACTCATGGCATGGGCTTCGACATGGTTGACCCCGATAAATGGTTTGTTGATGGCAAGAGAGAGTCCTTTTGCAAAGGAGAGGCCGACGAGAACTGAGCCTATCAGGCCCGGTCCCGCAGTAACGCTCACGCAGTCAATGTCGCGGTGTGTCAGGCCCGCCTCTTTGAGGCCCTGTTTGAACAGACCATCTATCAGTTCCACATGTTTCCTTGACGCAATTTCAGGGACTACCCCACCGAACGTCCTGTGGAGATCAATCTGACTCGATACGATGTTGGAAAGTATGTTGTTTCCATCCTCAACGATTGCAACAGAAGTGTCATCGCAGGAAGTGTCTATGCCAAGAATAATCATTCTTCGTTTTCAGTGACCGAAATCTCTTTCCAATTAATCTTTACCTTGCTGCTTTTCCTTAAATCCATCATAAAAGACTTAAAAAAAGCCTCTCTATTTCTTCCCATCAGATTCCGTTTAAAGTGGTCCCTGTCCTTTTCCCATTCTTCCTTATCGGGCGCCTTCTCATCTTTAAGAGAAAACAGATAGTATTTCCCTCCGATTTCCACTGGTTTCTCATATGACTCGCGCCCCTTGGAAAGCGCCATCAGTGTATGGTCTTCTTTAGGGATCATCCCGATGGCAGGAATATAAGCTGCATTTCTCGCCAGAAACCCGGTATCCTTATTTGATGTGAAGGATTTCCCGGCAACGACTTTCTGGGCCTCCGCCAAGGCCATGGCTCCTGACTTCTCGCGGGAGAGCCGCTCCCTGATCTCCTTTGCTACCGTGGCTTTGTCAACAGGTTTTCCCGCCTCGAAATCCACCAGCTCAAAGATGTAGGACCTCCCGTCCATCCTGACGGGAAGAGAAATATTATCCTCTTTTTTCAGTCCTTTCAGCCATTCATTCACTTTCATGTTTTTGAGCTTCTGAAAAACCTCTTTCTCGGTCATCATCCCCATATCGGTCACAGCAAGCCCTTTCTCGTTGCCGTATCGTTCAATATCTTTTGCTTTCAGCAGTTCCATATATGCAACGTCGTCTTTCACAGGACCTTTATCTATGATGGTGATATATTTCAGCCTGTAACGGTTTTCGCTCACATGAGAATTTTTTTCCTTTTCATAAAGATCGTCCACCTCCTTATCGGTCACAACCGCCTTGTTCACATAATCTGACGGG is a window encoding:
- the tsaD gene encoding tRNA (adenosine(37)-N6)-threonylcarbamoyltransferase complex transferase subunit TsaD, whose protein sequence is MIILGIDTSCDDTSVAIVEDGNNILSNIVSSQIDLHRTFGGVVPEIASRKHVELIDGLFKQGLKEAGLTHRDIDCVSVTAGPGLIGSVLVGLSFAKGLSLAINKPFIGVNHVEAHAMSIFLEREVEFPFVALVVSGGHTTILLMEEPLRFRVIGSTRDDAAGEAFDKIAKFLGIGYPGGRIIEEYARSGRGNYVAFPRPMINEPNYDFSFSGLKTAFINYIKNNGVTDENINDILASFQEAVFHVISVKTLKVAMDHNIRNVVVGGGVAANGRMREVFFERGKELGIEVMFSAPRFCTDNGAMVAATGWFYAERGIFSSLDIKGFSRISFC
- a CDS encoding SurA N-terminal domain-containing protein, encoding MLRFMRKYAAGWMIKIIFGLIIVVFIFFGVGGTREREKTVAKVGSHKVTMTEYMEAYNRRVNMYRNIFKEQFNDDLVRTLKLREVVMNNDIVDRYLLIQKSKEIGMTATDQELRERLENVDEFKKDGKFNEKVYLEVLKMNGLDQAKYKQSEKMAILSGKMTDLIKDNGAVLTDAQVWSTYVKEKGKIDLAYMVFDPSDYVNKAVVTDKEVDDLYEKEKNSHVSENRYRLKYITIIDKGPVKDDVAYMELLKAKDIERYGNEKGLAVTDMGMMTEKEVFQKLKNMKVNEWLKGLKKEDNISLPVRMDGRSYIFELVDFEAGKPVDKATVAKEIRERLSREKSGAMALAEAQKVVAGKSFTSNKDTGFLARNAAYIPAIGMIPKEDHTLMALSKGRESYEKPVEIGGKYYLFSLKDEKAPDKEEWEKDRDHFKRNLMGRNREAFFKSFMMDLRKSSKVKINWKEISVTENEE